One Candidatus Methylacidiphilales bacterium DNA segment encodes these proteins:
- a CDS encoding flavin reductase family protein, whose protein sequence is MSLRPWNLAPQAVYSLAVYPKEAARSSLCFPRALNICTYVTPITLQPKRYAIALYTPSYTLSCLLECPEADLVLHLLSREQLPLVPVLGQRSGWRFDKVDYLRRHGWLKIWNHRAVLTQTAAYFQLRLGEVREAGDHHLAIMDLVRAKGERAAEDVLTTHHLIEQGVILKSRRARARKGDSSDLRVKARQSRKVAWGEDIQQQ, encoded by the coding sequence ATGTCGCTTCGCCCATGGAATCTGGCTCCGCAGGCAGTTTATAGTCTTGCTGTTTATCCAAAGGAGGCCGCTCGATCATCATTGTGTTTTCCTCGGGCGTTAAATATCTGCACATACGTCACGCCTATCACTTTGCAGCCTAAACGTTACGCTATCGCGCTTTATACTCCGAGCTACACGTTGAGTTGCCTTCTTGAATGTCCAGAGGCGGATTTGGTTCTTCATCTGCTCTCGCGTGAACAGTTGCCCTTAGTTCCCGTTTTAGGGCAACGAAGCGGATGGCGTTTTGATAAGGTAGACTACCTCCGCAGGCACGGTTGGCTTAAGATCTGGAACCATCGGGCTGTCCTGACTCAGACGGCTGCTTATTTCCAGTTGCGTCTTGGTGAGGTCCGGGAAGCAGGCGATCATCATCTTGCAATAATGGATCTCGTGCGAGCAAAGGGGGAACGAGCTGCGGAGGATGTCCTAACGACTCATCACCTCATTGAACAGGGGGTGATCCTAAAGTCTCGCAGGGCTAGGGCTAGGAAAGGGGATTCTTCGGATTTAAGGGTGAAAGCGAGACAGTCACGTAAGGTCGCGTGGGGTGAAGATATTCAGCAACAGTAG
- a CDS encoding cryptochrome/photolyase family protein, producing MIFPHQLFWPHPCIQAQQEACPTKAYLVEEILFFRQYPFHKHKLLFHLASLSAFKAKWEASCSIPIYRICSHDERSDVRALIPYLSKQGVGQILTIEPDDDWLKQRLVKTCLAHAIAIRFLPNPALLTSHEQNEALLPLNKKPFQTDYYIAQRKRLHILLEANNKPTGGSWTYDTSNRLKLPHLYPVPPYDPPGPSRWVKECIPYLEKHFPQSPGNPDEFCFAVTHSGARRQLEAFLEKRLHDFGPYEDAIEPGHDFLFHSVLTPYLNVGLLTPREVIQATLERHRKQPVPLNSLEGFIRQIIGWREFMRAVYHLYGRRMRTTNFWNFTRPLPKAFYSATTGILPVDDAIRKVLRLAYAHHIERLMVLGNFMLLCEIHPDAVYRWFMELFIDAYDWVMVPNVYGMSQFADGGLITTKPYISSSNYILKMSSYRRDPAWTEPWDALFWRFVDKQRAFFQGNPRLSMLLKTYDRMPQARRRRLQEVANNYLQKLHS from the coding sequence TTGATTTTTCCCCATCAACTTTTCTGGCCGCATCCTTGTATTCAAGCCCAACAAGAGGCCTGTCCAACGAAAGCATACCTCGTTGAAGAAATCCTCTTTTTCCGACAATACCCTTTCCACAAACATAAGCTGCTTTTTCATTTGGCCTCTCTTTCAGCTTTTAAAGCCAAATGGGAAGCGTCTTGCTCAATCCCAATCTACAGGATTTGTTCACACGATGAACGGAGTGACGTCCGTGCGCTTATCCCATATCTTTCTAAGCAAGGCGTTGGACAAATTTTGACGATCGAGCCAGATGACGACTGGCTCAAACAGCGCCTTGTAAAAACTTGTCTCGCGCATGCCATTGCAATTCGTTTCCTCCCCAATCCAGCCCTTCTTACTAGCCACGAGCAAAACGAAGCCCTGCTTCCGCTAAACAAAAAGCCTTTTCAAACCGACTACTATATCGCGCAGAGAAAACGTCTCCACATTCTCCTTGAAGCCAACAATAAGCCTACCGGCGGCTCTTGGACCTACGACACATCCAACCGCTTAAAGCTGCCTCATCTTTACCCTGTTCCTCCATACGATCCCCCTGGGCCGTCGCGCTGGGTAAAAGAGTGTATTCCTTACCTTGAAAAACATTTTCCACAATCCCCTGGCAATCCTGATGAATTCTGCTTCGCCGTCACCCACTCAGGTGCGCGGCGACAACTCGAAGCCTTTCTCGAAAAACGTCTCCACGACTTTGGCCCGTATGAAGATGCCATCGAGCCTGGGCATGATTTCCTCTTTCATTCCGTATTGACGCCCTATTTGAACGTCGGCCTTCTCACCCCGCGTGAAGTCATTCAAGCGACTTTGGAACGGCACCGAAAACAACCTGTGCCACTTAATTCTCTCGAAGGTTTCATACGTCAGATTATCGGATGGCGAGAATTTATGCGTGCCGTTTATCATCTCTATGGTCGAAGGATGCGCACCACGAATTTCTGGAACTTTACGCGCCCTCTTCCGAAAGCCTTTTATTCTGCGACTACAGGCATACTTCCCGTAGATGATGCGATACGGAAAGTCTTGCGGCTTGCTTATGCGCACCACATCGAGCGTCTCATGGTGTTGGGCAATTTTATGTTGCTATGTGAAATCCATCCTGATGCAGTTTACCGCTGGTTTATGGAGTTATTTATTGATGCGTATGACTGGGTGATGGTGCCTAATGTTTATGGCATGAGCCAATTCGCTGACGGCGGTCTGATCACGACGAAACCTTACATTTCGTCCAGCAACTACATTCTCAAAATGAGTTCTTATCGACGCGATCCTGCATGGACTGAGCCTTGGGATGCGCTTTTCTGGCGGTTTGTAGATAAACAACGAGCTTTTTTTCAAGGCAATCCTCGTCTCTCGATGCTTTTGAAAACATATGACCGCATGCCTCAGGCGCGGCGTCGTCGGCTCCAGGAGGTTGCGAATAACTATCTTCAGAAGCTGCACTCTTGA
- a CDS encoding ribonucleoside-diphosphate reductase subunit alpha → MANPSTSSSVLPDWQMTLNGIDPLQGRKFQVKKRDGRWVDFDETRIYLAIEAAFRDVYQIPESTPLDQKKVNEIREVANKVSGQALSAAIRGEELDVEKIQDLVEMELMRQGHLSVAKSYILYREERRRARALRGEKDHTDYPSVQINIIEYDGTTKPLDIQKIKREIMLACRGYEGICSWQELLDETIKNLYDGVKEYELEQAMIYAARSRIERDPAYSYVAARLLLNKLYRETLGCDISEPNFENTYRQKFPAYIKFAVQKNRLDERLLTTYDLNKLSESLAIKRDEKFAYMGLQTVYDRYLIHHEDHRLETPQYFWMRVAMGLALLEDDPTRRAIEFYDVLSNFYFISSTPTLFNSGTRHPQLSSCYISTVNDDLEHIFKVISDDAKLSKWAGGLGNDWTNVRATGSRIQGTNGVSQGVIPFLKVANDTAVAVNQGGKRKGAMCAYLETWHYDIEDFLELRKNTGDDRRRTHDMNTANWIPDLFMRRVRQGGVWTLFSPNETPDLHDLYGKAFEERYLYYESLASQGKIKIYKQVQAEDLWRKMLTMLFETGHPWLTFKDPSNLRSPQSHVGVIHSSNLCTEILLNTSTEEVAVCNLGSVNLVAHIKNGNLDRELLAQTIKTAMRMLDNVIDINFYPIPEAKNANLRHRPVGLGLMGFQDSLYALRIPYASQEAVEFADRTMEFISYHAILSSALLAKERGPYSSFKGSKWDQGILPLDSIEILRQHRLPDELDVNTDSHMDWTPVRETIKKYGMRNSNCLAIAPTATISNIIGVSQSIEPTFKNLYVKSNLSGEFTIINTYLVEDLKSRNLWDDQMLDDLKYYDGELAEIERIPYDIKHLYQTAYDIEPYWLIEAASRRQKWIDMGQSLNLYIAQPSGKKLSEMYQLAWIKGLKTTYYLRSKSATSIEKSTQDINRRGLQPRWMKNQSASSRIRVQRDSPEQKLNHNSYQTVTPQACSIMDTGCESCQ, encoded by the coding sequence ATGGCAAATCCATCAACTTCTTCAAGCGTCCTTCCCGACTGGCAGATGACCCTAAATGGGATAGATCCTCTACAAGGTCGAAAATTCCAAGTAAAAAAACGTGACGGACGATGGGTGGATTTCGACGAAACCCGGATCTACCTAGCGATAGAGGCTGCCTTTAGGGATGTGTATCAGATTCCGGAATCGACGCCTTTGGATCAAAAGAAGGTAAATGAAATAAGGGAAGTAGCTAACAAAGTTTCTGGTCAAGCTCTAAGTGCAGCAATAAGAGGCGAAGAACTGGATGTGGAAAAGATACAAGATTTAGTAGAAATGGAGTTGATGCGCCAAGGGCACTTAAGCGTCGCCAAATCTTATATTCTATATAGAGAAGAACGTCGTCGTGCTAGAGCACTCAGGGGAGAGAAGGATCATACAGACTATCCTTCCGTTCAGATAAACATCATAGAATATGATGGAACTACAAAACCGCTCGATATACAAAAAATCAAGCGCGAAATCATGCTGGCCTGCAGAGGATACGAAGGGATATGTTCATGGCAAGAATTGCTAGATGAAACGATTAAAAATCTTTATGATGGGGTAAAGGAATACGAGCTCGAACAAGCGATGATCTACGCAGCTCGCTCCCGTATAGAAAGAGACCCTGCTTACTCATATGTAGCCGCTAGGTTACTTTTAAATAAATTATACAGAGAAACTCTAGGCTGTGATATTAGTGAACCCAATTTTGAAAATACTTATAGGCAGAAATTCCCCGCATACATAAAATTTGCTGTCCAAAAAAATCGTTTAGATGAACGCCTTCTAACAACTTATGACCTAAATAAGTTATCAGAATCGCTCGCTATAAAGCGCGATGAAAAATTTGCATACATGGGGCTGCAAACAGTATATGATCGATACCTTATCCATCACGAAGATCATCGCTTAGAAACTCCGCAATACTTCTGGATGCGTGTAGCGATGGGCTTGGCCCTGCTAGAAGACGATCCAACCAGACGTGCTATAGAATTCTATGATGTCCTATCAAACTTTTATTTCATCTCCTCCACTCCAACATTATTTAACTCTGGAACAAGGCATCCACAACTTTCCTCCTGTTATATTTCCACAGTCAATGATGATCTAGAACATATTTTCAAAGTAATTTCCGACGACGCCAAATTATCTAAGTGGGCGGGCGGTTTAGGAAACGATTGGACAAATGTTAGAGCTACTGGATCTAGAATCCAAGGCACTAACGGGGTGTCCCAAGGAGTAATTCCATTCCTTAAAGTCGCTAACGATACGGCCGTGGCTGTAAACCAAGGCGGCAAAAGGAAAGGAGCAATGTGTGCTTATCTTGAGACTTGGCATTACGATATTGAAGATTTTCTCGAACTAAGAAAAAATACTGGGGACGACCGCAGACGCACTCACGACATGAACACCGCCAACTGGATACCAGATTTGTTCATGCGGCGCGTCAGACAAGGTGGGGTATGGACCCTCTTTAGTCCAAACGAAACCCCTGATTTACACGACCTGTATGGCAAAGCTTTTGAGGAAAGATATCTATACTATGAATCACTAGCTTCTCAAGGTAAAATTAAAATCTACAAACAGGTTCAAGCAGAGGATTTATGGAGAAAAATGTTAACTATGCTTTTTGAAACAGGGCACCCATGGTTAACATTTAAAGATCCATCAAACCTCCGCTCCCCACAATCCCATGTTGGCGTTATACATTCTTCAAATTTATGCACAGAAATTTTATTGAACACTAGCACGGAAGAGGTCGCTGTATGTAACCTAGGCTCTGTAAATCTCGTAGCACATATTAAAAATGGAAACCTAGATCGGGAATTACTTGCGCAGACAATTAAAACAGCTATGCGCATGTTAGATAATGTGATAGATATTAATTTCTATCCGATCCCCGAGGCAAAAAATGCAAATCTTCGTCATCGTCCTGTTGGGTTAGGTCTAATGGGCTTTCAAGACAGTCTATATGCGCTCAGAATCCCTTATGCAAGCCAAGAAGCAGTCGAGTTTGCGGATCGGACCATGGAATTTATATCTTATCATGCTATATTAAGTTCTGCTTTGTTGGCGAAGGAACGTGGTCCATACTCATCATTCAAAGGATCAAAATGGGATCAAGGGATTTTGCCATTAGATTCGATTGAAATTTTAAGGCAACATCGCCTGCCCGATGAGCTCGACGTAAATACAGATTCTCATATGGACTGGACGCCTGTCCGTGAGACAATAAAAAAATACGGGATGAGAAATTCTAATTGTCTCGCTATAGCTCCTACTGCTACCATTTCGAATATCATTGGTGTTTCCCAGTCAATTGAGCCAACCTTTAAAAACCTTTATGTCAAGTCGAATTTGTCTGGTGAGTTTACAATTATCAACACCTATTTAGTAGAAGATTTAAAAAGTAGAAATCTATGGGACGATCAAATGCTCGATGACTTAAAGTATTACGACGGTGAACTAGCTGAAATAGAGCGCATTCCTTATGATATCAAGCATCTTTATCAGACTGCATACGATATCGAACCCTATTGGTTAATTGAAGCAGCATCTAGAAGGCAAAAATGGATTGATATGGGACAGTCCTTAAATTTGTATATAGCACAGCCCAGCGGAAAGAAACTTTCGGAAATGTATCAGCTTGCATGGATCAAAGGGCTTAAAACAACATATTACCTAAGATCAAAATCTGCAACTAGCATCGAAAAATCTACGCAAGACATTAACCGTCGTGGGTTACAGCCCCGATGGATGAA